The Virgibacillus siamensis sequence CATCCTCATATTTTCCTTCTTCCATGAATCCAAGACGTTTTGAAATGAATATTAACACCATGTTCTCACTCAGTGCCCAATAATGGCAAATCAATTTTAAATAGTTTAAACTTGCGGTGGAATAGAAATGAGTGAAAGCAAGGTGATCATAATGGAAGAACTATTTACACAAGGCAACATAGGAAAGCAAACTTTAAAAAACCGATATATTGTGGCTCCGATGACACGCGTCAGCTCAGAAGAAGATGGTACACCGAATGAACGCGTGCACAAATACTATGAACGTTTTGCGAAAGGAGGATTCGCGGCGGTCATCACTGAAGGGGTATATCCCGACACAGAGCATAGCCAAGCCTATAAATACCAAGGCGGGCTGGCCACTGAAAAACATGCAAGAGCTTGGGCACCAATTGTGAGAAGTGTAAAATCGCATGGGGCGTTAATGATTGCACAGCTGATGCACGGAGGGGCCCAAACACAGGGGAACCGCCATACAGATGTTACGGTTGCACCTTCCGCTTTTTCTCCGTCAGTAGATAAAGTGGAAGTATACTACGGCAGCGGCCCCTTTCCAACAGCTAAAGAATTAACTTTAGAGGGCATTGAAAAAGTGAAACAGGGCTTCATTCGTTCGGCGGAACTTGCGAAAGAGGCAGGATTTAGCGGCGTTGAATTACACGGAGCAAATGGTTATTTACTGGATGAATTTTTATCTGAAATCAGCAATCATCGAACAGATCAATATGGCGGCAGTGTTAAAAACCGCGTTCGTCTTCTCAAAGAAGTAATAGAGGAAGTAGGAAAAGCAATTGGAACTGACATAATTCTGGGCATCAGGATTTCCCAACTGAAAGCAACGAACGGCAGCTACAAATGGCCGGGCGGCGAAAAGGATGCGGAAATCATCTTCTCTGAGCTCGGGAAAACGAATGTCGATTATATACACATCTCGGATGATGACGCGGCTACACCAGGGTTCGGCGAAGACACAATGACGATGTCAGAAGCTGCTAAGAAGTTCACGGACAAGCCTGTTATCGCATGCGGAAAATTAAGTGATCCATCAAAGGCTGCAAATGTTTTGAGACAAAATCAAGCTGACTTTATCGGAATTGCCCGCCAAGCACTCGCACAACCCAATACACCTAACCGCGTCCGGAACGGCGATTCGCTTAATAAGTTTGACGGCAAGGCGATTATGACTCCACAAGCGTACGTAAAGGATTTTGAATTGGAAATGTAGGGAAATAAGAAGAGGCTGGGACAAAAGTGATTTATCCAAAAGAAAACTCGAACAAATTTACTGAAAATGGAGCGTATAGCTGCACCGGAAAATCCCTCATTGTTCGTCTTTTGAATTACATGTTTTTGATATGTCCCAGCCCCTCCTTTTCATAGCTGAATTTTTCGTGTTTGCTGCCTTCCGTTTGATTTTTACCGGGGTCAACGAATCATAATCATTAAATTGTTCTTTTAAGTTTCACTTCAAATTCCGGTTTTGTTACGTAATCCATATAAAAAATATTACCTTCGAATTCCAAATAAGCTTGGAATCTTGTTCTGAGCGCGGGAGAAGTTACCATATCCAGCACTTCATTCTTTTTCACCCATTTACTATTCGATGTTTCATCTGAAGAAGATAGTTCTCCACCTATGGGCTTGCATACATAATCAAACATTACTTTTGCAGGTACTATTTTCACACCGCTATGTCCTTTGTATGTTCCAGTATTCGAATAAATGCTAGTAAGATGGGAGATTTCAACATCAATGCCGCTTTCTTCCTTCACTTCTCTAATTAATCCATCCATCAGATTTTCACCAGCCTCCACTTGACCACCGGGAAAAACCCACTCACCACTTCGGCGTTCCTTAACGATCAATATTTCTTCGTGATCGTTCTCTACAAAACCTAGTGCTGCAACAATATGTACAGGCATTTGCATTTGATCTACCCCCTAAAAATAGTGACTGGAAATCAGTATAACAATACTTCATAACACCAAGTTGTTCTTCAATTGAAAAAAATTCAAAGAGCCCCCTTTACATCAAATAAACTTTTCATAAAAAAGGCAAAGAAGGTACATAATAAAACCAGAAATTTTCTTATCCACATTTACGTGGTGTATCTCTAAAGTAACCCGGCAGCGCAAAATTTTCAAAGCGGGTTTAACTTATATATACCATGTTAAGGGAGTTGCTGTATAAAATGAGATTTAACAAGAAAAAAATTAACGTTGTAGATATTAAACAAACGAAGAAAAGCGTGTATGCTACTGGCATAGGAAACGCTATGGAATGGTTTGATTTCGGTTTATATTCATATTTAGCCGTTATTATCAGTCAAACCTTTTTTAGTGCTGTTGAGAATGATCAGCTTAAATTAGTGTTCACATTTGCAACATTTGCGATTGCTTTTTTAATGCGCCCGCTAGGCGGTGTTATATTTGGAAAAATCGGTGATAAATCGGGAAGAAAAGTTGTCTTGACTACCACGATTATTGTAATGGCTTTTTCCACATTTCTAATTGGTGTATTACCTACGTATGATCAAATAGGTATATGGGCGCCTATACTTCTATTAGTAGCCAGAATTATTCAGGGTTTTTCAACTGGTGGCGAATACGCAGGGGCAATGGTCTATATTGCAGAATCTTCTCCGGACAATAAACGCAATATGCTGGGAAGCGGATTGGAGATTGGCACGCTC is a genomic window containing:
- a CDS encoding NADH:flavin oxidoreductase; amino-acid sequence: MSESKVIIMEELFTQGNIGKQTLKNRYIVAPMTRVSSEEDGTPNERVHKYYERFAKGGFAAVITEGVYPDTEHSQAYKYQGGLATEKHARAWAPIVRSVKSHGALMIAQLMHGGAQTQGNRHTDVTVAPSAFSPSVDKVEVYYGSGPFPTAKELTLEGIEKVKQGFIRSAELAKEAGFSGVELHGANGYLLDEFLSEISNHRTDQYGGSVKNRVRLLKEVIEEVGKAIGTDIILGIRISQLKATNGSYKWPGGEKDAEIIFSELGKTNVDYIHISDDDAATPGFGEDTMTMSEAAKKFTDKPVIACGKLSDPSKAANVLRQNQADFIGIARQALAQPNTPNRVRNGDSLNKFDGKAIMTPQAYVKDFELEM
- a CDS encoding NUDIX hydrolase; the encoded protein is MQMPVHIVAALGFVENDHEEILIVKERRSGEWVFPGGQVEAGENLMDGLIREVKEESGIDVEISHLTSIYSNTGTYKGHSGVKIVPAKVMFDYVCKPIGGELSSSDETSNSKWVKKNEVLDMVTSPALRTRFQAYLEFEGNIFYMDYVTKPEFEVKLKRTI